A window of the Methanobrevibacter sp. TMH8 genome harbors these coding sequences:
- a CDS encoding DNA-directed RNA polymerase subunit H — MSKDILNHELVPSHVILSESEIKKVFKDLDFEIEHLPKIKTDDPVVKAIDAKKGDILEITRDSPTAGTFVTYRLVEG, encoded by the coding sequence GTGAGTAAAGATATCTTAAATCATGAACTTGTACCAAGTCATGTTATTTTATCTGAATCTGAAATAAAAAAAGTTTTTAAAGATTTAGATTTTGAAATTGAACATCTTCCTAAAATAAAAACAGATGATCCTGTTGTTAAAGCTATTGATGCTAAAAAGGGAGATATTTTAGAAATTACACGTGACAGCCCTACTGCTGGAACTTTTGTTACTTATAGATTAGTTGAAGGATAG